A region from the Acyrthosiphon pisum isolate AL4f chromosome A1, pea_aphid_22Mar2018_4r6ur, whole genome shotgun sequence genome encodes:
- the LOC100575941 gene encoding uncharacterized protein LOC100575941 — MFRKFRPSMLQNQVLHLRGKKDGKQDKSKQQKPECLCICPPHYKILTMDDMQLPYGNWKEQYQKRNRKYNSIFLFGLISLIGSITVLNKSCIFFNAFPPPYPFDKEDIFECADDDEDCEFECECEC, encoded by the exons atgttCCGTAAATTCCGTCCAAGTATGTTACAGAATCAAG TTCTGCATTTACGTGGTAAAAAGGATGGAAAACAAGATAAATCAAAACAGCAAAAACCAGAGTGCTTGTGTATATGCCCTCCACATTACAAAATACTTACTATGGATGATATGCAATTGCCGTATGGTAATTGGAAAGAACAATATCAAAAGAGAAACAgaaaatacaattcaatattCTTGTTTGGTTTGATTTCATTGATTGGTTCTATTACAGTT ctAAACAaatcatgtatattttttaatgcatttccACCTCCTTATCCCTTTGACAAAGAAGATATATTTGAATGTGCCGATGATGATGAAGACTGTGAATTTGAATGTGAATGTGAATGTTAG